In one window of Camelus bactrianus isolate YW-2024 breed Bactrian camel chromosome 13, ASM4877302v1, whole genome shotgun sequence DNA:
- the LOC105070955 gene encoding arylacetamide deacetylase-like 3 produces MAVLLLLPVLATACVFSVGVGLWVVCSHFLTADIPAAIGHPVKLRVFHCLLQLLVTWGMIFEKLRLCSMPQFVRFVHDLMPLKKYPDLEIKDLQFGTIPVRLYQPKASSNALRPGILFYHGGGAVLGSLRTYHDICCHLSKETDSVVLAVEYRRLPKHSFPVPVKDCMAVTVLFLKSLNMYGVDPARVVVCGDSIGGGLATIICQNLVDNSDLPKIRAQILIYAALQALDFRTPSYEQNKNVPLLSLNFAFYCWFAYLDISPSWKSTVLKGAHLPVEVWEKYRKWLGAENLQERFKKRDYLQIPLEPLNEAAYLETNLVLDVQNSPLIADDEVVSRLPEACIVSCEYDLLRDHSLLYKKRLEDLGVPVTWHHMEDGFHGVLNTLDMGFLYFPCSTRILNAVVHFIEGL; encoded by the exons ATGGCGGTCCTTCTGCTGCTCCCGGTCCTCGCCACAGCCTGCGTGTTCTCCGTGGGGGTCGGGCTCTGGGTGGTCTGCAGCCACTTCCTCACTGCAGACATCCCAGCAGCCATCGGCCACCCTGTGAAACTGCGGGTCTTCCATTGCCTCTTGCAGCTGTTGGTGACATGG GGgatgattttcgagaaactgaggctctgctcTATGCCCCAGTTTGTCCGTTTTGTTCACGATCTGATGCCGCTTAAGAAGTATCCGGACTTGGAAATCAAGGACCTCCAGTTTGGGACGATCCCTGTGAGGCTGTACCAGCCCAAGGCGTCCTCAAACGCCCTCCGGCCCGGCATCCTGTTCTACCACGGCGGCGGGGCCGTCCTGGGGAGCTTGA gaaCTTACCATGATATATGCTGTCATTTGTCCAAAGAGACTGACTCGGTGGTTCTAGCAGTCGA ATACCGCAGATTGCCCAAGCATTCATTTCCGGTGCCCGTAAAGGACTGCATGGCGGTCACCGTCCTGTTCTTGAAGTCCTTGAATATGTACGGGGTGGATCCAGCCCGGGTGGTAGTCTGTGGTGACAGCATAGGAGGGGGCTTGGCAACAATAATTTGTCAAAACCTTGTGGACAATTCAGATCTTCCTAAGATCCGTGCTCAGATCCTGATCTATGCTGCTCTCCAGGCCCTGGATTTCCGGACCCCTTCCTATGAGCAGAACAAGAACGTTCCCCTGCTCAGTCTGAATTTTGCCTTCTACTGTTGGTTTGCTTACCTGGACATCAGCCCTTCCTGGAAAAGCACGGTTTTGAAAGGTGCCCACTTGCCTGTCGAAGTCTGGGAAAAGTACAGAAAGTGGTTGGGTGCAGAAAACCTCCAGGAGAGGTTTAAGAAGAGAGACTACCTGCAAATACCCCTTGAGCCCCTGAATGAGGCTGCCTATCTGGAGACAAACCTCGTTTTGGATGTGCAGAACTCGCCTCTGATTGCGGACGACGAGGTGGTGTCCCGGCTCCCCGAAGCCTGCATCGTGAGCTGTGAGTATGATCTTCTCCGGGACCACTCGCTGTTGTACAAGAAAAGGCTGGAGGACCTGGGGGTCCCGGTGACTTGGCATCACATGGAGGATGGTTTCCATGGAGTGTTAAACACCCTTGACATGGGCTTCTTGTACTTTCCCTGCTCCACCAGGATTCTGAATGCTGTGGTCCATTTTATTGAAGGGCTGTGA